The window GAGCTTTGCAGCCTTCATTCGAAGTAAACATCGTTCCAGTCGGTCACTTGACCACGACATTAACGAGTTTCCGCCGGATCACAATCACTTTCGCAACTTCGCTGCCGGCAGTGGCGGCTTTGATTTTTTCATCGGCGAGCGCCGCCGCGCGCAACTCGTCTTCGCTGGCGTCCGGGCTTGCGACGATGCGGCTGCGCAGCTTGCCGTTTACTTGCACGGCGACTTCGATCTCTTCTTCACGCGCAAGCTCGGCGCTGAACTCCGGCCATCTGGCGCGCGACAGGCTCTCAGAATGGCCGAAGCTCTCCCACAGTTCTTCGGATATGTGAGGAGCGAAAGGCGCCAGCATCGGCATCAAGGCCTCGAATGCTTCACGCGCGACTTGTGCATCCAGTTCGCCCGGCGCGCCGTTCTTTTCGACGGCTTGATCGAAAGCGTAGATCGCGTTGGTCAGCTCCATCAACGACGAGATGCACGTGTTCAAGTGCAGCCGCTCTTCAAAGTTCTCGGTTATCGAGCGGATGATCTGATGCGTGCGGCGACGCAGAGCCCGCTGATGCCCGTTAAGCTCGTCAAGCTCGATTTGGTTCGTCGATCCGCCGCTGGCTCCCGCAAAGCGGCTCTGCCACTTGTAAGCGATTCGCCAGACGCGTTGCAAGTACCTGGAAGCGCCTTCGAATCCGGTGTCAGACCATTCCTTGTCTTTCTCGGGAGGGCCGGCAAACAGCACGAACATGCGCAGCGGGTCCGCGCCGTGAATGTTGATCATCTCGATCGGGTCGACCGCGTTGTTCTTCGACTTTGACATCTTCTCGCTGCGCCCGGCCTCGATCGGCTTTCCGCAAATCCGGCAAGTTCTCTCCTCGGTCACCTGCTCGGGAAAGAGCCATTCATGCTCGGGGCACTTGAGAGTCTCCTTGCAGATCATCCCCTGAGTGAGCAGTCTCTTGATCGGCTCATCGAACTTCACCAGCCCCATATCGCGCATCACCTTGCACCAATAACGCGTGTAGATCAGGTGCATCACCGCGTGCTCGATCCCGCCGATATACTGATCGACCGGCATCCAGTAGTGGACCTTCGCCGGATCGAACGACATCTGGTCGTTGTGCGGATCGCAGTAACGAAAGTAATACCAATTCGAATCGACGAACGTGTCCATCGTATCGGTGTCGCGCTTCGCCGGGCCGCCACACTTCGGGCAGTTCACGTTTACAAAGTCGGGCACGTGATCAAGCGGCGACCCGCCTTCCACTTTCAGATTGACTCCCTTGGGCAAGACCACTGGAAGCTGCTCGTCCGGCGCCGCAACGATGCCGTCGCGTTCACAGTGAATCATCGGCACCGGCGTGCCCCAGTATCGCTGGCGGGAAATTCCCCAGTCGCGCAGCTTGTAGGTGATCGACGCGCGTCCAAACACGTGAGCTTCGGCGTACTCGATCATCAAGCGATTCGCTTCCGCTGAAGGCAACCCGCTCCACTCACCGGTGTTCACCGTATTAGTCCACGCCTCGTCGGCCGATTCCATTTCTTCCGCTGGAATCTCTCGGCCCTCGGCGTTCAGCTTGATCTGGCGAAACGGCAAGTTGTATTTGCGCGAGAACTCGAAATCGCGTTGATCGCCCGACGGCACGGACATAATCGCGCCCGTTCCGTACTCGATCAGCACGAAGGTCGCGATCCATATCGGTACGCGCTCCTGGTTGAACGGATTGATCGCGTAGCATCCGGTGAAGATGCCGTGCTTCTCGAGCTCGTCGATGCGGCCGCTGCGTTGCTCTTGCTTGAGTTTCTCGGCGAAGGCCAACACTTCGCCGCGCTGCGGCTTGCCTTCGAGGATCTTCAACAGCGACGGATGCGCGGGCGCCAGAATGATCGCGTTGGCGCCGAAGATCGTGTCGATGCGTGTCGTGAATACTGTTATCGACTCGTCTGCGGCATCAACCTCGAAACGAACCTCTGCGCCCAGGCTTTTGCCGATCCAGTTGCGTTGCATGGAGAGCACGCGCTCGGGCCAGCCGCCTTCCAGTTGATTCAATCCTTCGAGCAGTTGATCCGCGTAGTCGGTGATTCGCGCGAACCACTGCAACAACTGCTTCTGAATGACCGGCGTGTCGCATCGCCAGCAGACTCCGCCCGACGCTTGCTCATTCGACAGCGAGATATTTTCCTTGGGGCACCAGTTGACCGGCGCGAGCTTGCGATAGAGCATCCCGCGCTCCCACATTCGAATGAAGAACCACTGGTTCCACTTGTAGTACTCGGGATCGCAAGTGGCAATCTCGCGCGACCAGTCATAGCTGAGGCCCATGCGCTGAAACTGCCACTTCATGTAAGCGATCGCGTCGCGAGTGAACTTCTCGGGATCGGTGCCGTCCTTGATTGCCGCGGTTTCAGCAGGCTGGCCGAACGCGTCCCATCCGAACGGGTGAAGCACGTTGAAGCCGCGCATCCGCTTGTACCAGGCTAGTGCGTCCCCGATCGCAAAGTTTGAGACGTGCCCGATGTGCGCGCGCCCGGAGGTGTAGGCGAGCATTTCGAGGCAATAGAACTCTTCACGGCCGGGGTCTTCTTTGACCTCAAAGGTCTTCTCATCGGCCCAGCGCTTCTGCCACTTTTGTTCGATCTCTTGGGGGAAGTATTTTTCTTTCATCCTGCCATAATCAGTCGTCGCCTATGCGGCTAATTCATATTGCCGGGTCTGCGCTGCGAGAGTGGGCTCGAACTTCGCTGGGATGACAGACAAGGTTAACGCGGCTGCCTGTTGGGCTTCTGCTAAACCAAGGTTAGCCTTCACAACTTCGTCGTCTGGCGCCAGCACTAATGCTCTCTCGAACGTTGCGACAGCCTCAGCAGTCCGCCCTACTCTAGCTAGCGCGACGCCATAATCGTTAAGTGACTCAGGCGCAATGAAACCAGCGTCTTCGGCCCGCTCAAACTCTTGGATTGCTTTCTCGAATCTGTTTGCTTCAACATCGGAGACGGCCAGCA is drawn from Acidobacteriota bacterium and contains these coding sequences:
- the leuS gene encoding leucine--tRNA ligase; translation: MKEKYFPQEIEQKWQKRWADEKTFEVKEDPGREEFYCLEMLAYTSGRAHIGHVSNFAIGDALAWYKRMRGFNVLHPFGWDAFGQPAETAAIKDGTDPEKFTRDAIAYMKWQFQRMGLSYDWSREIATCDPEYYKWNQWFFIRMWERGMLYRKLAPVNWCPKENISLSNEQASGGVCWRCDTPVIQKQLLQWFARITDYADQLLEGLNQLEGGWPERVLSMQRNWIGKSLGAEVRFEVDAADESITVFTTRIDTIFGANAIILAPAHPSLLKILEGKPQRGEVLAFAEKLKQEQRSGRIDELEKHGIFTGCYAINPFNQERVPIWIATFVLIEYGTGAIMSVPSGDQRDFEFSRKYNLPFRQIKLNAEGREIPAEEMESADEAWTNTVNTGEWSGLPSAEANRLMIEYAEAHVFGRASITYKLRDWGISRQRYWGTPVPMIHCERDGIVAAPDEQLPVVLPKGVNLKVEGGSPLDHVPDFVNVNCPKCGGPAKRDTDTMDTFVDSNWYYFRYCDPHNDQMSFDPAKVHYWMPVDQYIGGIEHAVMHLIYTRYWCKVMRDMGLVKFDEPIKRLLTQGMICKETLKCPEHEWLFPEQVTEERTCRICGKPIEAGRSEKMSKSKNNAVDPIEMINIHGADPLRMFVLFAGPPEKDKEWSDTGFEGASRYLQRVWRIAYKWQSRFAGASGGSTNQIELDELNGHQRALRRRTHQIIRSITENFEERLHLNTCISSLMELTNAIYAFDQAVEKNGAPGELDAQVAREAFEALMPMLAPFAPHISEELWESFGHSESLSRARWPEFSAELAREEEIEVAVQVNGKLRSRIVASPDASEDELRAAALADEKIKAATAGSEVAKVIVIRRKLVNVVVK